A region from the Sutcliffiella horikoshii genome encodes:
- a CDS encoding phosphatidylglycerophosphatase A family protein, with the protein MRKYTLKEMRETTKKMLEDRGVTIQDIAEIVLLLQKKYISNVTLEDCVHNVEKVLEKREIVHAVLTGLSLDILAEKKLLPDPLQYLVETDEPLYGIDEIIPLSIVNVYGSIGLTNFGFLDKEKFGIIKRLDEHEGEEVHTFMDDIVCALAAAAASRIAHRSRDIEEAELSEEEVIV; encoded by the coding sequence ATGAGAAAATATACGTTAAAAGAGATGAGAGAAACAACAAAAAAGATGTTAGAAGACAGAGGCGTCACCATACAGGATATCGCTGAAATCGTTCTTCTTCTTCAAAAAAAATATATTAGTAATGTCACCCTCGAAGATTGTGTACATAACGTCGAGAAGGTTTTGGAAAAAAGGGAAATTGTTCATGCAGTGCTAACGGGGCTGTCGCTTGATATTTTAGCAGAAAAAAAACTGCTCCCAGATCCACTTCAATACTTGGTGGAGACTGACGAACCGTTATATGGTATTGACGAAATCATCCCATTATCGATTGTAAACGTGTACGGATCCATTGGATTGACGAACTTTGGATTTCTCGATAAAGAGAAATTTGGGATCATAAAGAGGTTGGACGAACATGAAGGGGAAGAAGTTCATACCTTTATGGATGATATAGTATGTGCTCTTGCAGCAGCAGCAGCAAGTAGGATTGCCCACAGATCAAGAGATATAGAAGAGGCTGAATTAAGCGAAGAGGAAGTAATTGTATAA
- a CDS encoding YpjP family protein produces MPKWLKKSLVVLITALTFGTVSPPAYLTIDDQKDDSSFGDVTNKDYSNEFIEPFEQRLSKDSFLSLATEQAELQSFAKFGSRIGPKIQDEFKDVIFPKMEQVLKDLAEEHPEEDLSNLTISENPTGGDSEKIFHIYHAVTGKDLIRFHVRKDHPPLDGYYFNFHYHTYHDDFHGHHALGSIFWAKNTPPKWLS; encoded by the coding sequence ATGCCGAAATGGCTTAAGAAATCGTTAGTCGTACTAATTACAGCGCTTACGTTCGGTACAGTATCGCCACCTGCCTATTTGACGATAGATGACCAAAAGGATGATTCGTCGTTTGGCGATGTAACAAACAAAGATTATTCAAATGAATTTATTGAACCCTTTGAGCAAAGGTTGTCAAAAGATTCATTCCTGTCTTTAGCTACCGAACAGGCTGAACTACAAAGTTTTGCAAAATTCGGCTCAAGAATCGGTCCTAAAATACAAGATGAGTTTAAAGATGTAATTTTCCCAAAAATGGAACAGGTGTTAAAGGATCTGGCAGAAGAGCATCCTGAAGAAGATCTCAGTAATTTGACTATTTCTGAAAACCCGACAGGTGGAGATAGCGAAAAGATTTTTCATATTTATCATGCTGTTACTGGAAAAGATCTTATCCGCTTTCATGTGAGAAAGGATCATCCACCACTTGACGGTTATTATTTTAATTTTCATTATCATACTTATCATGATGATTTTCATGGGCACCATGCTTTGGGATCTATTTTCTGGGCGAAGAACACACCACCTAAATGGTTGAGCTAG
- a CDS encoding class I SAM-dependent methyltransferase: protein MIVTTAGRTNEEMIQTAKHISQDLGCMYIQRNKKSVLTLFKEYNQDVLVIGKNRYEWYRLNITEPIFFHPNTAGFRVKRWLKGEIEPFLEATELKEGMSFLDCTLGLASDSIMASLATGEKGKVWGIEGNEVLAYLVKKGLAAWESENSNVEEAMRRIKVLQGKHQDLLSTLQDKSFDVVYFDPMFDIEIQESNGIAPLRSIAVKDAFNKHILQEAIRVAKERVVLKDHWQSEKFAQFGFTVLERKTAKFHFGYIEC from the coding sequence ATGATTGTAACCACCGCGGGGAGAACCAATGAAGAAATGATTCAAACTGCAAAGCATATTTCACAAGACCTTGGGTGCATGTACATACAAAGAAATAAAAAATCAGTCCTTACTTTATTCAAGGAATATAATCAAGATGTCTTAGTTATAGGGAAAAATCGTTATGAATGGTATCGCTTAAATATAACAGAACCTATTTTCTTTCATCCAAATACCGCTGGCTTTCGAGTTAAAAGGTGGCTTAAAGGAGAAATAGAACCGTTTTTAGAAGCAACAGAGTTAAAAGAAGGAATGAGTTTTCTTGATTGCACACTTGGTCTCGCTTCAGACAGCATCATGGCAAGCTTGGCAACAGGTGAAAAAGGAAAAGTGTGGGGCATAGAGGGAAATGAGGTTCTAGCTTATCTTGTAAAAAAAGGCCTCGCTGCTTGGGAATCAGAAAATAGTAACGTAGAAGAAGCAATGAGACGCATCAAAGTCCTCCAAGGTAAACATCAGGACCTTTTATCAACTCTGCAAGATAAGAGCTTCGATGTTGTATATTTTGACCCTATGTTTGATATTGAGATCCAAGAATCTAATGGAATAGCGCCCCTAAGAAGCATTGCAGTAAAAGACGCTTTTAATAAACATATACTGCAGGAAGCAATAAGAGTTGCCAAAGAGAGAGTAGTATTAAAAGACCATTGGCAAAGCGAAAAGTTTGCTCAATTTGGATTTACTGTCTTAGAAAGAAAAACTGCTAAATTCCATTTTGGCTATATAGAGTGTTAG
- a CDS encoding BrxA/BrxB family bacilliredoxin yields the protein MSMAYEDYMKQIVKPMRDELTRAGFEELTTSDEVEEYFNKVEGTTLVVVNSVCGCAAGLARPAATQSIIQADKTPDHLITVFAGQDKEATSKMREIFGDIPPSSPSMALLKGKEVVHFIHRHDIEANTMENIMTNLQGAFHQYC from the coding sequence ATGTCTATGGCATATGAAGATTATATGAAACAAATAGTAAAACCGATGAGAGATGAACTAACAAGAGCAGGATTTGAAGAACTAACCACAAGCGATGAAGTAGAGGAATACTTCAATAAAGTAGAAGGAACAACACTTGTAGTAGTGAACTCTGTCTGCGGTTGTGCAGCAGGATTGGCACGACCGGCAGCAACCCAAAGCATTATCCAAGCCGACAAAACACCAGATCACCTGATAACGGTTTTCGCTGGCCAAGATAAAGAAGCTACTTCCAAAATGCGGGAGATCTTTGGAGACATCCCACCTTCTTCGCCTTCCATGGCATTGTTAAAAGGGAAAGAAGTAGTACATTTCATCCATCGCCATGATATTGAAGCAAACACGATGGAAAATATCATGACCAACCTTCAAGGAGCTTTTCATCAATACTGTTAA
- a CDS encoding conserved virulence factor C family protein: protein MNIQSIEPTPSPNTMKVILSEELPAGSRNNYTKDNSDQAPEIIQDILGIEGVKGVYHVADFLAVERNARFDWKGILSEVRAAFGETEENQDTEDQRSLEGFGEVKVFVQMFQGIPMQVKLTDGDQEKRVGLPERFMKAILSAQEKQDNVVLEREWKEHGVRYGDLEAVGVEIVEELSATFTDDRLEKMVKQEDNKDKSNTIKSKERYKVTLEMLDDPDWSKRFAALDQMDPKPDDIPVLAKALEDEKGSIRRLATVYFGMLEESDILPYLSKALKDKSVTVRRTAGDCMSDLGDKAAMPAMIEALKDKNKLVRWRAAMFLYEVGDETALPALREAENDPEFEVSMQVKMAIQRIEGGEEAKGSVWKQMTERNN from the coding sequence TTGAATATACAATCAATTGAACCAACTCCAAGTCCTAACACGATGAAAGTTATCCTTAGTGAGGAACTGCCGGCAGGTTCAAGAAACAATTATACAAAAGACAATAGCGACCAGGCACCTGAAATCATCCAGGACATACTAGGTATAGAAGGTGTAAAAGGGGTTTATCATGTAGCGGATTTCCTGGCCGTAGAAAGAAATGCCCGCTTTGATTGGAAAGGGATTCTTTCAGAAGTAAGGGCTGCTTTTGGTGAAACAGAGGAAAATCAAGACACAGAAGATCAAAGATCACTAGAAGGTTTTGGCGAAGTGAAAGTCTTTGTTCAGATGTTCCAAGGAATTCCGATGCAAGTGAAATTGACAGATGGGGATCAGGAAAAACGTGTCGGTTTACCCGAAAGGTTCATGAAAGCTATTCTTTCCGCACAAGAAAAGCAAGATAATGTGGTGCTTGAACGTGAATGGAAGGAACATGGTGTCCGTTATGGAGACTTAGAGGCTGTTGGGGTAGAGATAGTGGAAGAGCTTTCTGCGACATTTACAGACGATCGCTTGGAAAAAATGGTAAAACAAGAAGATAATAAGGATAAGTCGAATACAATAAAATCAAAAGAACGTTATAAAGTGACATTGGAAATGCTAGATGACCCTGATTGGTCCAAACGCTTTGCTGCTCTAGATCAAATGGATCCAAAACCAGACGACATCCCAGTACTGGCTAAGGCACTAGAAGACGAAAAGGGTTCTATACGCAGGTTGGCAACGGTTTATTTTGGAATGCTTGAAGAATCAGACATCTTACCTTACTTGTCAAAAGCATTGAAAGATAAGTCCGTAACAGTTAGAAGAACAGCTGGAGATTGTATGTCAGACCTTGGCGATAAAGCAGCGATGCCAGCCATGATAGAAGCTTTGAAAGATAAAAACAAATTAGTTCGTTGGAGAGCGGCCATGTTCCTTTACGAAGTTGGTGACGAAACTGCGCTTCCTGCACTACGAGAAGCAGAAAACGACCCAGAATTCGAAGTGAGCATGCAAGTAAAAATGGCTATCCAACGCATAGAAGGCGGAGAAGAAGCAAAAGGCTCCGTCTGGAAACAAATGACAGAAAGAAATAACTAA
- a CDS encoding ABC-F family ATP-binding cassette domain-containing protein, giving the protein MKMLIGEDLSKSYVEKVLLGNASFSIQEKERVGLIGVNGTGKSTLLKIIAGLETPDAGTITTSNDYTIGFLSQQPELNETFSVMEQIFSKDSNTNNVIRQYEKFLVQIQADPLNEKLQDQLAKLQSQMDQLQAWDASSNAKAILNKLGITDTNQQISNLSGGQKKRVALSQTLVEAADLLILDEPTNHLDFEAIEWLEDYLSKYQGAVLLVTHDRYFLDKVTNKIFELHNGSIYTYSGNYGDYLEAKAIRQEEELKVEAKQKSLYRQELEWMRKGAKARTTKQKARIKRFEDLDEKVSSSTSTGELELLTGSARLGKKVMEIEDVSLQFESKVILKNVSLLIKQKDRVGIVGPNGVGKSTLLNIFAQKISPDHGKVDIGLTVKLGYYTQEQQEMNLDQRMIEYIKEEAEVIKGEDGQHISASQLLERFLFPPHSHGTPIRKLSGGERKRLYLLRILMSQPNVLLLDEPTNDLDTETLTILEGYLEEFPGVVITVSHDRYFLDKVVDELFILEGDGNVKRIFGEYSDYVQDQQLKRKEQKQLEQAKKETQTVTRQKQKTLKLSYQEQKDWETIEEKIMELEEKLETIETEIATAGSDYEKVSKWLSEQDQTNQLLEEAMNRWEELSEKVEKIKEQS; this is encoded by the coding sequence ATGAAAATGTTGATTGGGGAAGATTTATCAAAATCATATGTGGAAAAAGTGCTTCTCGGAAATGCTTCTTTCAGTATACAGGAAAAAGAAAGAGTCGGCCTTATAGGTGTAAATGGTACAGGGAAATCGACCTTATTAAAAATCATCGCTGGACTAGAAACTCCTGATGCAGGAACTATCACTACTTCCAATGACTATACAATTGGGTTTCTGTCTCAACAGCCTGAATTAAATGAGACTTTTTCTGTAATGGAACAAATCTTCAGCAAAGACTCAAATACAAACAATGTTATTAGGCAATATGAAAAGTTCCTAGTGCAAATCCAAGCTGACCCGCTGAACGAAAAACTTCAGGATCAACTTGCTAAGCTGCAATCACAAATGGACCAACTCCAAGCATGGGATGCAAGCTCAAATGCCAAGGCCATTCTCAATAAACTGGGAATTACGGATACTAACCAGCAAATATCCAACCTTTCTGGTGGACAAAAAAAACGTGTCGCCCTATCACAAACGTTGGTGGAAGCTGCCGATTTGCTAATTTTGGATGAGCCTACCAACCATCTTGATTTTGAGGCGATCGAATGGCTGGAAGACTACCTGAGTAAATACCAAGGAGCGGTGCTGCTTGTAACGCATGATCGCTATTTCCTTGATAAGGTAACAAACAAAATATTTGAGTTGCATAATGGATCCATTTATACTTATTCGGGAAATTATGGAGATTATCTGGAAGCAAAAGCTATCAGGCAGGAAGAAGAGCTTAAAGTGGAAGCAAAACAGAAGAGCCTCTATCGCCAAGAGTTGGAATGGATGCGAAAAGGAGCAAAAGCCAGAACGACAAAACAAAAAGCAAGAATTAAACGTTTTGAGGACTTGGATGAGAAAGTATCCTCCTCTACCTCCACAGGTGAATTAGAACTTCTGACGGGCTCTGCAAGACTCGGAAAAAAAGTAATGGAAATAGAAGATGTTTCGCTTCAATTTGAAAGCAAGGTTATTCTGAAAAATGTTAGCTTATTGATCAAGCAAAAAGACAGAGTAGGAATTGTCGGACCAAATGGGGTTGGGAAATCTACTCTTTTAAATATCTTTGCTCAGAAAATCTCACCTGACCACGGTAAAGTGGATATTGGATTGACGGTTAAACTTGGTTACTACACCCAAGAGCAGCAGGAAATGAATCTTGATCAAAGAATGATAGAATATATTAAAGAAGAAGCTGAAGTCATTAAAGGCGAAGACGGTCAGCACATCAGTGCGTCACAGTTACTCGAGCGTTTTCTTTTTCCTCCGCATTCCCACGGGACTCCGATACGGAAACTTTCAGGAGGCGAAAGAAAAAGGTTATACTTATTAAGAATACTCATGTCACAGCCAAATGTCTTGCTGCTTGATGAGCCGACAAATGATTTGGATACGGAGACATTGACCATTTTAGAGGGATATTTGGAAGAATTCCCTGGAGTTGTCATAACCGTTTCCCATGATCGCTATTTCTTAGATAAAGTCGTTGATGAACTGTTTATCCTTGAAGGTGACGGTAACGTTAAAAGGATTTTCGGCGAATACTCAGATTATGTTCAAGATCAACAACTAAAGCGTAAAGAGCAAAAACAGTTAGAGCAAGCAAAAAAAGAAACACAAACTGTAACACGACAAAAACAAAAAACCTTGAAATTGTCCTACCAGGAACAAAAAGACTGGGAGACAATAGAGGAAAAAATTATGGAGCTTGAGGAAAAGCTTGAAACCATCGAGACAGAGATTGCAACCGCAGGAAGCGATTATGAAAAGGTCAGCAAGTGGCTTTCAGAACAAGACCAAACCAACCAACTGTTGGAAGAGGCAATGAACAGATGGGAAGAACTATCTGAAAAAGTAGAAAAGATTAAAGAGCAATCATAA
- a CDS encoding HD domain-containing protein produces the protein MIHKVEEYVESIFNNDSTGHDWFHIQRVRRLALHIGKEEKANLLMVEIIALLHDVLDDKITANKDKAKEEIAALLSELPLTKIHIDEIIYTIENIGFKGGNGVVLDSLEGKIVQDADRLDALGAIGTARTFMYSAAKGQAMYDPLIEARTSMTYEQYRGEKSTAINHFHEKLFLLKDTLQTEEAKKIASERHEFMMKFVDQFMKEWNEI, from the coding sequence GTGATACATAAAGTAGAAGAATACGTAGAATCGATATTCAACAATGACAGTACAGGACATGACTGGTTTCATATCCAAAGAGTCCGAAGACTTGCCTTACATATTGGAAAAGAAGAGAAAGCAAATCTTCTAATGGTAGAGATCATTGCACTTTTGCATGATGTACTGGATGACAAAATAACTGCAAATAAAGACAAGGCCAAAGAAGAAATAGCTGCACTATTGTCTGAACTGCCACTAACTAAAATACATATAGATGAAATTATATATACAATTGAAAACATTGGGTTTAAAGGTGGTAATGGGGTAGTACTTGACTCACTTGAGGGGAAAATTGTCCAAGATGCGGACAGGCTTGATGCACTAGGTGCCATCGGGACTGCCCGAACATTCATGTATTCGGCAGCAAAAGGACAAGCGATGTACGATCCCCTGATAGAGGCTAGAACATCTATGACCTATGAGCAGTACCGAGGGGAAAAGTCCACTGCTATCAATCACTTCCATGAAAAGTTATTTCTATTAAAAGATACACTTCAAACGGAAGAAGCGAAAAAGATTGCTTCGGAACGCCACGAATTTATGATGAAGTTTGTAGATCAATTTATGAAAGAATGGAATGAGATATAA
- a CDS encoding DegV family protein, whose product MEKIAWVTDSTAFLDEMLTNHPDVYSIPMVVYFEEEEFLDGVTLSLEDFYTKLEASNTPPKTSQPSVGAFVELYNKLSESYDRIISVHLSSHLSGTVSSSTQAGELVDIPVDTIDSKVISFPLSAMVKKGIEAQEAGKSHEEIVEYLNELATKCDIYVLIGSLEQLHRSGRMSGVQKLLGSLLQIKPIIQIKDGKLDVAEKVRTQKKALSKIVDFLDEAQANSTIKELFVLHGTNTEEADALVDNLRGKYPDIPINRFPLSTAIAVHAGVNTIGISWYNE is encoded by the coding sequence ATGGAGAAAATAGCATGGGTTACAGATAGCACGGCGTTTTTGGACGAGATGTTGACAAATCATCCTGATGTATACAGCATTCCGATGGTGGTCTACTTTGAAGAAGAGGAATTTCTTGATGGTGTGACACTATCATTAGAGGATTTTTATACAAAACTTGAGGCGAGTAACACGCCACCCAAAACATCGCAACCTTCTGTAGGTGCATTTGTTGAGTTGTACAATAAATTGTCAGAATCATACGATCGGATCATTTCTGTCCATTTATCCAGTCATTTGAGCGGAACCGTGTCATCTAGTACACAGGCAGGGGAGCTTGTGGATATTCCTGTTGATACCATAGATTCCAAAGTCATTTCCTTTCCCTTATCTGCAATGGTGAAAAAGGGAATTGAGGCGCAAGAAGCAGGAAAATCACATGAAGAAATTGTGGAATATTTAAATGAATTAGCCACTAAATGTGACATATACGTTCTGATAGGCAGTTTAGAACAGTTGCATCGAAGCGGCCGAATGTCTGGAGTTCAAAAGTTATTAGGCAGTCTGCTTCAAATAAAACCAATCATACAAATTAAAGATGGCAAACTGGATGTCGCGGAAAAAGTACGCACACAGAAGAAAGCGCTATCAAAAATAGTGGATTTCTTAGATGAGGCCCAAGCGAATTCTACTATAAAAGAGCTGTTTGTCCTTCATGGAACAAATACAGAAGAAGCGGACGCACTAGTGGACAACCTTAGGGGGAAATATCCTGATATTCCGATTAACCGCTTTCCGTTATCTACGGCCATTGCCGTACATGCTGGAGTCAACACAATCGGCATCTCCTGGTACAACGAGTAA
- a CDS encoding amidohydrolase family protein, protein MKIIDAHVHFSKIKSFQDTADNISRLSYTYEGLLNEWKDYNVVGAVAMGVTETEPNAFPDYKSNTPMGLNLANSIPPTMGYCPGINPYKLQEENIQSLEREIQKRNVVGMKIYLGYYPFYAYDEVYVPVYRLAAKYNLPVVFHTGDTYSERGLLKYSHPLTLDEVAVFNRDVTFVMAHFGDPWVLDGAEVVYKNKNMYADLSGLIVGTNQEINRHKKTRFLQHLLHALDYCDHYEKLMFGTDWPLITVGSYLSFIKEIIPKDYHQAVFHDTALKVFPRLQELLSE, encoded by the coding sequence TTGAAGATTATTGATGCCCATGTCCATTTTTCTAAAATAAAGAGCTTTCAGGACACCGCTGATAACATATCCCGACTCTCCTATACATATGAAGGACTTCTTAATGAATGGAAAGATTATAATGTGGTAGGGGCCGTGGCAATGGGGGTCACAGAGACAGAGCCAAATGCATTCCCTGATTATAAAAGTAATACACCGATGGGATTGAATCTGGCAAACTCCATTCCTCCAACCATGGGCTATTGTCCCGGGATAAATCCTTATAAATTACAGGAAGAGAATATACAAAGTTTAGAAAGGGAAATTCAGAAGCGAAATGTGGTAGGAATGAAAATATATTTGGGTTACTACCCTTTTTACGCATATGATGAAGTCTATGTCCCAGTATACCGCTTGGCTGCCAAATATAATTTACCGGTTGTGTTCCACACAGGGGATACCTACTCAGAAAGAGGACTATTAAAGTATTCTCATCCTTTGACTTTAGACGAGGTAGCGGTGTTTAACAGAGATGTGACGTTTGTGATGGCACATTTCGGGGATCCATGGGTATTGGATGGTGCGGAAGTCGTATATAAAAATAAAAATATGTATGCCGATCTTTCCGGCTTGATTGTTGGTACCAATCAGGAAATAAACCGTCATAAGAAAACGAGATTTCTTCAACATCTGTTACATGCACTGGATTATTGCGACCATTACGAAAAATTGATGTTTGGTACCGATTGGCCACTTATTACCGTCGGATCCTATCTCTCGTTTATAAAAGAAATCATTCCAAAAGACTACCATCAAGCAGTTTTTCATGACACTGCACTAAAGGTATTTCCACGGTTGCAAGAATTATTATCAGAATAG
- a CDS encoding glutathione peroxidase, whose product MDREKTFIHNEKKNEVITLTTIYDFSALDIKGNEVPLSEYKDYVLLIVNTASKCGFTPQFEELEELYKEYKDKKFMVLGFPCNQFGNQEPGKEEDINEFCQLNYGVSFPMFSKVDVNGEDAHPLFDYLKENAKGLLGSKAVKWNFTKFLVDRDGKVVERFASATSPSKMKNDIEKLL is encoded by the coding sequence ATGGACAGAGAAAAAACCTTCATCCATAATGAAAAGAAAAATGAGGTGATTACATTGACAACAATCTATGATTTTTCTGCACTCGATATTAAAGGAAATGAAGTCCCGCTTTCAGAATATAAAGATTATGTTCTATTGATTGTCAATACAGCAAGCAAATGTGGCTTCACACCACAATTTGAAGAGCTGGAGGAGCTGTACAAAGAATACAAGGACAAAAAGTTTATGGTACTTGGCTTTCCATGTAACCAGTTTGGAAACCAAGAGCCTGGTAAAGAAGAAGACATAAATGAATTTTGTCAGTTGAATTATGGTGTCTCTTTCCCGATGTTTTCAAAGGTGGATGTGAACGGAGAGGATGCTCACCCACTATTTGACTATTTAAAAGAAAATGCAAAGGGATTGTTGGGATCTAAAGCAGTAAAATGGAATTTCACAAAGTTCCTGGTTGACAGAGACGGAAAAGTAGTGGAACGCTTTGCATCCGCAACTTCCCCATCAAAAATGAAAAATGATATTGAAAAATTACTATAA
- a CDS encoding formate--tetrahydrofolate ligase, with amino-acid sequence MKHTKTAVQSDIEIAQQASMKKIMDIASLLDIEEDEIELYGKYKAKLSLDITKRLHNKQNGKVILVTAINPTPAGEGKSTVTVGLGQALNKLGKNTIIAMREPSLGPTMGMKGGATGGGYSQVLPMEDINLHFTGDIHAITTANNALAAMIDNHIHQGNDLKIDTRRITWKRVLDLNDRSLRKVVIGMGGPTQGVPREDGFDITVASEIMAIFCLAKDVADLKERLARIVIGYDLDKKPVTVKDLKVEGALTLLLKDACMPNLVQTMEHTPAIIHGGPFANIAHGCNSVIATQMAAKLGDYVVTEAGFGADLGAEKFLHIKTPALGFNPEAVVIVATIRAIKMHGGMSKDQLKEENLEALSIGIENVKKHVETVEKFGLPYVIALNEFITDTAAEIEFVKNWCQNNEIPMALTQVWEQGGDGGLELAQTVLEQMETKKPAYTPLYQSEDTLEQKLEAIVKNVYGGSGVELLPAAQKQLQQIVGEGWGHLPVCMAKTQYSLTDDAKKLGRPENFTVTIRELKPSVGAGFIVALTGNIMTMPGLPKEPAALKMDVDEKGKAVGLF; translated from the coding sequence ATGAAGCATACCAAGACAGCAGTGCAGAGCGATATTGAAATTGCCCAGCAAGCTTCTATGAAAAAGATTATGGATATTGCAAGTCTGCTTGATATTGAAGAAGATGAAATAGAGCTTTATGGAAAGTACAAAGCAAAGCTCTCCCTTGACATTACGAAACGTTTACATAATAAACAAAATGGTAAAGTGATTTTAGTTACGGCGATAAATCCTACTCCGGCCGGAGAAGGGAAATCTACAGTCACAGTTGGACTTGGACAGGCCCTTAACAAGCTAGGAAAAAATACAATTATTGCTATGCGCGAACCTTCACTTGGACCAACGATGGGAATGAAGGGAGGAGCAACTGGGGGAGGGTACTCCCAGGTGTTGCCGATGGAAGATATCAACCTTCATTTCACAGGGGATATCCATGCCATTACGACGGCAAATAATGCGCTAGCTGCGATGATTGATAACCATATCCATCAGGGAAATGACTTAAAGATTGATACAAGAAGAATTACTTGGAAAAGGGTCCTTGACCTCAATGACCGTTCGCTGAGAAAAGTAGTCATCGGAATGGGCGGACCAACACAAGGGGTTCCTCGAGAAGATGGCTTTGATATTACGGTTGCTTCTGAAATTATGGCGATTTTTTGTTTGGCAAAAGATGTAGCTGATTTGAAAGAGAGACTTGCTAGAATTGTCATCGGATACGACTTAGATAAAAAACCAGTGACAGTAAAGGATTTAAAAGTAGAAGGTGCTTTGACGTTACTTCTTAAAGACGCTTGCATGCCAAACCTTGTACAGACGATGGAACATACGCCTGCCATTATTCATGGAGGTCCTTTTGCCAACATAGCTCATGGATGTAACAGTGTGATTGCGACACAAATGGCAGCAAAACTAGGGGATTACGTGGTCACAGAAGCCGGGTTCGGAGCAGATCTTGGCGCGGAAAAATTCCTGCACATTAAAACGCCTGCGCTTGGATTTAATCCCGAGGCAGTGGTCATCGTAGCTACGATCCGTGCCATTAAGATGCATGGAGGCATGTCAAAAGATCAGTTAAAAGAAGAGAACCTTGAAGCGCTGAGTATAGGGATTGAAAATGTAAAAAAACATGTGGAAACAGTAGAAAAGTTCGGCCTGCCATATGTGATAGCCCTTAATGAATTTATAACAGATACTGCTGCTGAAATAGAGTTCGTGAAAAACTGGTGTCAAAATAATGAAATTCCTATGGCCCTTACCCAAGTATGGGAGCAGGGTGGAGATGGTGGTCTAGAGCTAGCCCAAACGGTCCTTGAACAAATGGAGACTAAAAAGCCTGCCTATACACCGCTCTATCAATCAGAGGATACGCTTGAACAAAAGCTTGAGGCAATTGTGAAGAATGTTTACGGAGGATCAGGTGTGGAGTTGTTGCCAGCTGCACAGAAACAACTTCAGCAAATAGTTGGAGAAGGATGGGGGCACTTGCCAGTGTGTATGGCGAAGACCCAATATTCACTGACAGATGATGCGAAAAAGCTTGGGAGGCCAGAGAACTTCACGGTTACTATTAGAGAGCTGAAGCCTTCCGTTGGCGCAGGATTCATCGTTGCATTAACAGGTAACATCATGACGATGCCTGGACTTCCGAAAGAACCGGCAGCACTGAAGATGGATGTTGATGAAAAAGGAAAAGCGGTAGGTTTATTCTAA